The region GCTGACCTGCTGTCCAACGATGATGTCGAGCAGCCCGGCAAATCCCGGTGGACGCAGGCGCAGTGGCAATGGCCCGGTACGTGTGAGCGCCATGGCAAAACATGGCTCGGCCTTGGCCAGCCAAGTGGCCCCCTCGGCCACATCGGCATCACAGGTGATCGGAGGATAGGCGCTCAAAGTCGGGCCACCCAGTCCATCATCGCGTGAAGATCGCTCAGGCAGTGCGCCCCTTCCGGCAAGCGCGGCTTTTCGATGAGGACCACCGGCAGGCCAAGAGCAAGTGCGGCGTCCACTTTCGGGCGGCTGGCGTCTCCGCCAAGGTTGCGGCAGATCAGAAGATCGACGCCGAGGTCACGAAACAACGCGGTTTCACTTGCGACTGTAAAGGGCGGATCGCCAAAGATCAGATCGACGAAAGCATAGGGCGCAGGCCGGTCATGGCGGCTTGTTTGGCGCAGCATAAGGCGCGCGCCCTGAAAGGGCAGGAACTGCGGCAGGCTGGCCCAACCGGTGGCGGCAAAGACGCGGGCACCGGGTGGCACGGCCTGGGCGGCGGCGGGCACATCGCTCGCCGATTGCAACTGCGGATCATCCAAAGCCCAGCCGGGGCGCGTGAAGCTGACAAAGGGCTTGCTTAAAGCCGTGGCGGCGGCAAAGCCTGCGTGGCTCAAGACCGCGTCGAACCCATGGCTGAGGTCGAGCACCGCATCAAAACCTGCCATGTCGCGCCGCAGGGCATTAGCGTCTTCAGGGGCGCGCATCTCAAACGCCATCGGCATCGGATTGCTGCCGCGCGGCGGTTCCGTCAGCCACGCGGTGACCCTGTGCCCGGCCTCAGCCAAGGCGACGCCAAGCTGCCGCGCCTCGGCAGTGCCAGCGAGCAGAAGAAGGTTCAGCGAAGGGCGGTTTGGGGCGGTCATCGGCGCGATCATCGGCGAGCTTGGCGTCAGGCGCAAGCGCCAACGGAGAGGCAAAAATCGGTGCCGGACTTGCCCTTACCCGACGGCAAGGCTACGCCTTGGCGAGAAGTGAGGAATTCAGACATGATCGACGACAGACGCGCCCGGCGCAACGTAGCGGTGCTGGTGGCGGCACAGGCCTTTCTCGGCGCGCAGATGCCGATGATTTTCCTCGTCGGAGGGTTGGCCGGGCAGTCGCTGGCGACCAATGTCTGTCTTGCGACACTGCCGATTTCGATGATCGTGCTGGGCTCCATGCTCTCGGCCACGCCGGTGTCGGCCATCATGCAACGCTATGGCCGCCGCGCCGGGTTCTTTCTGGGCGCAGCGGGCGGCGCTCTGGGGGGCGCGGTCGCGGCCTATGGGCTTTATCTGGCCTCTTTCCCAGTCTTTCTGGTAGGCTCCCTACTCACCGGCGTCTACATGTCGGCGCAGGGGTTTTACCGTTTCGCCGCCGCCGATACCGCGTCGGATGACTTCCGACCCAAGGCGATCTCTTACGTTATGGCCGGGGGGCTGGTCTCTGCGATCATCGGGCCGCAGCTTGCCACGGCGACCTCGGGC is a window of Sulfitobacter sp. W027 DNA encoding:
- a CDS encoding precorrin-6A/cobalt-precorrin-6A reductase translates to MTAPNRPSLNLLLLAGTAEARQLGVALAEAGHRVTAWLTEPPRGSNPMPMAFEMRAPEDANALRRDMAGFDAVLDLSHGFDAVLSHAGFAAATALSKPFVSFTRPGWALDDPQLQSASDVPAAAQAVPPGARVFAATGWASLPQFLPFQGARLMLRQTSRHDRPAPYAFVDLIFGDPPFTVASETALFRDLGVDLLICRNLGGDASRPKVDAALALGLPVVLIEKPRLPEGAHCLSDLHAMMDWVARL